The Phaeocystidibacter marisrubri genomic interval CACGAACAATGTTCTTGGTGCGGTAAGATCCGTTCTCAAAGGACAATTTTCCTCTCGAACAGTGCAGTTTGCGGAAGCCAACCTCAATGACGGTCAACGACTGCTCGCCTTCAATGATTTGTTTATTGGAAGTGCCACTCACGTTTCTGCGCGATATACCATTTCGTACAAAAGTGAACTTGAGGAACACTCCTCCAGTGGCCTCATTGTTTCTACTCAAGCGGGATGTACGGGATGGCTTTCTTCTGTTTTCAACATGGCCTTTGGGGTAGTCAATATGTTTGAAAAGAATATTCATCCCATTCTGCCCAAACTACAGAACGACGAATTGTTATTTGCGGTGAGAGAGCCTTTTAAAAGTGTGAAAACACAAGCAGGTATCGTTACCGGTTTGATTAAAGGTGAGAACAAGCTTATCATTGAATCTCTGATGCCAACCCATGGGGTGATTTTTAGCG includes:
- a CDS encoding NAD(+)/NADH kinase, yielding MSYEYAIIVKNKTRLESLIERFNTVAQAQFYIERQGGNFADYELEHKNFHRALNDLQTTLSSEIKNKTIDRSFLPSFLFADSHLIVVIGQDGLVANTAKYANGCPIIAVNPDRDRYDGILLPFNTNNVLGAVRSVLKGQFSSRTVQFAEANLNDGQRLLAFNDLFIGSATHVSARYTISYKSELEEHSSSGLIVSTQAGCTGWLSSVFNMAFGVVNMFEKNIHPILPKLQNDELLFAVREPFKSVKTQAGIVTGLIKGENKLIIESLMPTHGVIFSDGVESDYLQFNSGSIATIGLAKETATLVI